A window of the Miscanthus floridulus cultivar M001 chromosome 14, ASM1932011v1, whole genome shotgun sequence genome harbors these coding sequences:
- the LOC136503187 gene encoding uncharacterized protein → MPHDLWVIRRHPLQAPAQGRYPLVINPIVHMKRLTKVLMDGGSGLNILYVDTFDAMRIPRSELHPIDLPITFGDRANFRSKDLTFEVVDFWGSYHSILGRPCYAKFMMIPNYTYLKLKMPGPNGVITMGSTFSQAYTCNREHYELTTAVINSTELPKLGNSSTPAVPDCNELTFSSAFHPTEETKVVGIDPTDPTKMVWIKAKLLAK, encoded by the exons atgcctcatgatctttgggtgatccgacgccatccactccaagcgccagcacaag gtcgctacccgctcgtcaTCAACCCCATCGTCCAcatgaagcgcctcaccaaggtgctgatggatggaggcagcggcctaaacattctctacgtcgacaccttcgatgccatgcgcatcccccgatcggagctccaccca atcgacctgcccatcacgtttggcgaccgagccaacttccgctcgaaggacctaaccttcgaggtggtggacttttgGGGGTCCTACCActccatcttggggcggccatgctacgccaagttcatgatgatccccaactacacctacctcaagctaaagatgccaggaccaaatggcgtcatcaccatgggtagcaccttttcgcaagCCTATACGTGCAaccgcgagcattacgagctcaccactgccgtcatcaactccaccgagctccCGAAGCTTGGGAATTCGTCGACTCCAGCAGTCCCCGACTGCAATGAGCTGACCTTCTCAAGTGCCTTCCATCCAACTGAGGAAACAAAGGTAGtagggatcgaccccaccgacccaactaaGATGGTGTGGATCAAGGccaagctcctggccaaatag